The proteins below come from a single Vitis vinifera cultivar Pinot Noir 40024 chromosome 9, ASM3070453v1 genomic window:
- the LOC100246267 gene encoding mitochondrial import inner membrane translocase subunit TIM23-1 produces the protein MRLTQRPTPNPTSPIPHKIVVDSPNSLSLSLSLSLSCTQGEEEDQTLTLESFIHMDQRTSQNDNDNRRLYNPYQDLQIPIQNIYKLPTSPEFLFQEESVAQRRSWGENLTYYTGIGYLSGALSGAAKGLVDGVKASEPGDTVKLRINRILNASGHAGRKFGNRAGVIGLMYAGLESGIVAVRDTDDVVNSVVAGLGTGALYRAAAGVRSAAVAGAIGGVVVGAAVTAKQVLKRYVPI, from the coding sequence ATGCGTCTAACCCAGCGACCTACACCGAACCCTACCAGCCCGATTCCACACAAAATCGTCGTCGATTCgccaaactctctctctctctctctctctctctctctctcctgtacgcaaggagaagaagaagaccaaaccctaaccctagagAGCTTCATTCACATGGATCAACGAACCTCTCAAAACGACAACGACAATCGTCGTTTGTACAACCCCTATCAAGACCtccaaatcccaatccaaaATATCTACAAACTTCCCACGTCGCCGGAGTTCCTCTTCCAGGAAGAGTCCGTTGCCCAACGCCGTTCCTGGGGTGAAAACCTCACCTACTACACAGGCATCGGCTACCTTTCCGGCGCACTCTCCGGCGCCGCCAAGGGCCTAGTCGACGGTGTCAAAGCGTCGGAGCCCGGGGACACTGTGAAACTGCGGATCAACCGGATCCTCAACGCCTCCGGCCACGCGGGAAGAAAATTCGGGAACCGGGCCGGCGTGATCGGGTTGATGTACGCGGGTTTGGAGAGCGGGATTGTGGCGGTGAGGGACACCGACGATGTGGTTAACAGCGTGGTGGCGGGTCTGGGCACCGGCGCGCTGTATCGGGCGGCGGCTGGGGTGAGGTCGGCGGCGGTAGCGGGGGCGATCGGTGGGGTGGTGGTTGGGGCAGCGGTGACGGCGAAGCAGGTGTTGAAGCGATACGTGCCGATCTAG
- the LOC100852734 gene encoding uncharacterized protein LOC100852734: protein MRASPTPLSSSHLHPLLGSFAAARRLHRRYPPQGNLGSDDHYQNNATKYWDKFYKRHQNKFFKDRHYLEKDWGAYFSDDHCGTSSTNGKVLLEVGCGAGNTIFPLVAAYPKLYVHACDFSPLAIELVKSNVDFRGDRVNAFVYDVASDDLSDKIKPSSVDVITLIFMLSAVSPNKMPLILQNLKKVLKPHGVVLVRDYAIGDFAQVKLRDRNQKISENFYVRRDGTCSFYFSEDFLSNLFSRAGFTTVDVNIYCKQIENRSQNVTMNRRWIRAIFSNFGCNVPDAGPI, encoded by the exons ATGAGAGCCAGTCCAACGCCATTATCTTCTTCTCACCTCCACCCACTCCTCGGCTCATTCGCCGCCGCCCGGCGGCTCCATCGTCGATATCCGCCACAGGGGAATCTGGGTTCTGACGACCATTACCAGAACAACGCCACCAAGTACTGGGACAAGTTCTACAAGCGCCACCAAAACAAG tTCTTCAAGGACAGGCATTACTTGGAGAAGGACTGGGGAGCGTACTTCTCTGATGATCATTGTGGTACCTCATCAACCAATGGGAAGGTCCTTTTGGAG GTTGGCTGTGGAGCTGGCAATACTATCTTTCCACTTGTGGCTGCTTATCCCAAACTTTATGTTCATGCTTGTGATTTCTCGCCCCTTGCAATTGAACTTGTTAAG TCTAATGTAGATTTCAGAGGAGATCGTGTAAATGCATTTGTCTATGATGTTGCAAGTGATGACCTTAGTGATAAAATTAAACCTTCATCTGTTGATGTCATTACCTTG ATTTTCATGTTATCTGCAGTTTCTCCAAACAAGATGCCCCTGATTCTACAGAACCTGAAGAAAGTACTAAAG CCACATGGTGTTGTTCTTGTACGGGATTATGCTATTGGAGATTTCGCCCAA GTGAAGCTCCGAGATAGGAATCAGAAAATCAGTGAGAACTTTTATGTCCGAAGGGATGGTACT TGCTCGTTTTACTTCTCTGAAGATTTCTTGTCAAACTTGTTTTCAAGAGCTGGCTTCACTACTGTAGATGTCAACATATATTGCAAACAGATAGAGAATCGTTCTCAGAATGTAACTATGAATAG GCGATGGATACGTGCCATATTCAGCAACTTTGGTTGCAATGTTCCTGATGCTGGTCCGATTTGA